The Amycolatopsis sp. DG1A-15b genome contains the following window.
CTTCCGCGGCGGCGGCGTTGCCGAGGCTGCCCATGCCGGACCCGCGGCCGCCGCCGAGCCCGCGCTCACCCGCGCCGCCGGACCCGCTGCCGCTGCCGGTTCCGCTGCCGCTGCCGCTTCCGGTGCCGGTTCCGCCCCGGCCCGTCGGGTCGAGGAGCCGGCCGCCGGCGTTGCCGCTGTTCGGGCCGCGCCCGCCGGTGCTGGAGTTCGGGTCGTTGGGGTTCAGGTAGTTCTGGCCGTAGTTCTGACCGTAGTTCTGGCCACCGCCGGTGTTGGTGGGATAGAAGTCGATCCCCCCGGTGTTCGGCGGCGTCTTGCCGGGCTGGTCGGTCGTCTGCCCCGGCCGCGTCGGCACAGTGGGGCGGCCGGAGCCCGTCGTGTGGGTGTCGTCGCCACCGGTACCGCCGGTGCCGCCTGTTCCTCCCGTGCCGCCGGTCCCGCCGGTACCTCCCGTGCCGCCGGTCCCCCCGGTGCCGCCCGTACCGCCGGTTCCGCCCGTTCCCCCGGTCCCGCCGGGCTTGTCGCCACCGCCGGTGTGGCCGGGATCGAAGCCGGTGGTCGAGGTGTGGTCGTCGCTGCCGGTCCCCGGCGGCGGCTGCTCACCCCAGCCGGTCTTGTCCGTGCGGTCGATCCGCCCGGGCGTGCTCGGCGTGTTGACCGCGATCGCGGCACCATCGGCCTCGAGCACCCCGTAGTCGGTGGGCAGCACGGCCCTGGTCCCGCTGGTGACACTGCTGTACTGGTCCATGACGCGGACATTGGTCTCGTTCGCCGCGTTGTACTTGGCCATCCCCGCCTGGTACGAGTCGATGTCGTCCTTGGCCATGAACGGCCCGGCGATCGGGATGGCGGCCTTCAGGCCGGTGGTCCAAGGATTCGGCTTGTCGGGCTTCGGCGGCACTTCGACGACGGAGTTGCTGGAAGAGTCGAAGACGGTGGCCTGGGTGTCGACCGAAGCTTTGGTCACGTCGAGCGGCGCGGCAGTCTCGGCGAAGGCCTGTTCGAGGGGCCCGGCTCCGGCGTTCGCCGCATCGGCGGCGTCACCCGTCCAAGCCTGCTTCATCCGCTCCTGCAGGGACTTGATGCCCTGAGCACGGTCCAGGTAGGCCGACGACAGCTGCGAAACCTCATCCGCGGCGTTGCGCAAGCCGGTGGTGTCGCCCTGTCTGAAGTTCTCGTAGATCTGCTTGCCGTCCACTCGCTCATGCCCCCTTGAGTGTGGTGATGACCGCGGACGCCACCTGCTGGGCCGCGGCGCAGGAATCCTCCGCGCCTTCATACCCGCCGGCGTACACGTTGATAGCGAGGTCGTCGGCGACGCCGATGTCCAAGACGCAGTTACCGATCGGGCGGCGGTCTCGCTTGTCCACGTAGACCGCCGGGTAGCCGTCCACGGCGGGGGCAGGCTCGAGGAACGGGAACTGGCCGCTTTCGTGCGCTCCGTAAAGCCCGGCCAGACCACCCGCGCCCCGGTCACGGTTTCCGGTGCCGATGATGACCTGCATGCTCACGCCTTCGCCGGAGATCTTCCAGCCACATCCCGGCCCGGCCGCGCCGAACTGGTCGTCCTGCAGCTGGGTGTGCCCCGGTTCGGTGAACCGCAGAGACGACAGCACCGAACCCGGCACGATGTCGCAGGGCTTCGAGACGTACTTCGAAGGGTCGAGCGGGGTGGCCACCTTGGGCACGTC
Protein-coding sequences here:
- a CDS encoding DUF3558 domain-containing protein, which encodes MRLPARILAGGVAAALLLAGCSPETTGTATPAPSGSAPASASANADVPKVATPLDPSKYVSKPCDIVPGSVLSSLRFTEPGHTQLQDDQFGAAGPGCGWKISGEGVSMQVIIGTGNRDRGAGGLAGLYGAHESGQFPFLEPAPAVDGYPAVYVDKRDRRPIGNCVLDIGVADDLAINVYAGGYEGAEDSCAAAQQVASAVITTLKGA